The genomic stretch agagattgtgggcgGATGGGAGGGGTCCTTGACTATGCTGAGGGCTCTGTGAATGCAGCAGTCCTGTTGTATGTCCTGGGGCGGTTGGGGGGTGTGAGAGAGACCCCTTGtgattctctcagcagtccttCGTTCCTTTGCTGGATCATGAAGTCCGTCTGCTCTCTCAGGCGGTACTTCTTCAAAGGGAAAAGTGGGCATTCTCTCTGATCTCCTAGTATTTATCTCAGTCGTCATTGCCACAGTTCTGCTCATTATCACTTTGCTGTAGTGAGAGTTTGCACTGCGCAAATTGCTGCACTTCCTGAAACAGCAGCTTTTCAAAAGCACTCGAGGACATCCTGAGAAGGTGTAAAATATCAGGCACTTTTACTTTCTATTTATTCTGAACAGTAGGGCTGCAGTTTTATTTTGAACCTGATAATTAAGCACATGACCAGTAATACCCCGTTTCTTAAGGAGCAGATTGACAACAGGGAATACGCAGACTGAGAATCAAATTGTACACAGTCTTTATCaccttttcaagattcaagattgtttaatgtgatTCCCAGTACACGAATATAAAAGGGAATGAAATTATTATTACTCGagctgatgcagcacaaaaattcAGACAATAAGGACAATAAAGGACACAAtagatatatatgtatagctTAGTTTGtatgcatagattgattgtatgtccataaagtgacactaggcacaggtgtATCAGTACTTAAAGCGACTCTGAGAGGAAATgctaaagtagtggtggttggggaagGGAGGATTATTGGGtgcaggtgttgatcagcctactgcttggggagagtaactgtttttgagtctggtaggccaggtgtggatgctacgtagtctcctccctgatgggagaaggacaaacagtccatgagcagggtgggtgggatccttcatgatgttattgaaccttttccagcacctttctgtatttcTGTGCTAAATGGTGGCTTGGGGCGTGGGGGAAGGCTAAGAAGAAAGTCAAATATCAGTTAGGGGTCTTCTgttgtgttcggtgctcccaatgtggtctcctctacattggtgagacccatcataaattggagGACCACTTCAAGCACATCCACCATGAGCGGGACTGATgtgtggccaaatattttaattccaattcccgttCCAGTTCCAacgtgttgatccatggcctcttgtgccaagatgaagccaccctccATTTGGTGGAGCAACATTTTGTATCCGTCTggagtaccctccaacctgatggtatgaatgtcaatttctcctAATGGTAAACAaattccctccccacccctctgcccttcctctattccccactctgacctttcacttcacATCTGCCTGTTACTTACCCCTGGATTCCCTCCTCCTTCcgtttatgtgtgttgctctggatttccagcatcagcagattttcttgtgatatcaattagtttttgttatcATTGTTTCCCTGTAGATCATTGAATATTTTTTAAAGTtgttccaatcctgtgcatttgTGAAAATTGTATTATGGCAAATTATGCATAGAGCTTTCCTTCCTTAAGCAAGGaggcggcatggtagtgtagcagttagtgtaatgctctaCAGCGCCAGTGATCGGAAGATTGttgttcaattcccgctgctgtctgataggaatttgtgcgttctccccatgaccgcataggtttcccctgggtgttctgatttcctctcacattccaaaaatgtaagcATTTGTAAGTTGTGGGTACAATATGTTGGTGCTGACGTCCCTTGTGGGCTACCCCCcaacacatctttggactgtgttggctgttgacacagacaacgcatttcactgtatctttcaatattttgatgtaccatgcacatgacaaataaagctaatctttaaatagCAAGTAGTTGTTATCGTGACAGGTTCCCCTTACCCCAAAAGATAAACTAACCCTACCAAGAAAGCAAATATCCAGCAAGGTCATTGGTACTGAACTGGAGATgaatatagtaattttatgcatttcactgtagtgctgccacacaaaagaaaaacaaatttcatgacatatatgagtgatgataatcaagtgaccttgcctggtgtctcagggctgtctgcactctcaccaccccctgCCCTTGGAactactcctctgccacctgtaccacacccctcctgcggcgCTCCACCCTTGGCCATTCCCAACGTCCTTTGCTTTTGCTAGATTTACAGACTCGTGGTCCACTCCatgctgacaaatacagtacttagGCACCCTGGCTCAATATATACCGTATATGGAGAAACAAGAAAGTGGTGAGCTAAtaataggttcattgtccattcagaaatctgtcggaggggaagaagctgttcctgaaatgttgagtgtgtgtcttcaggctcccgtacctcttccctgatgaccgcaatgagaagagggcatgtcctgggtgatggaggtccttaatgacagatgctacCAGACCTCCCTGATTATCTTATGGTTTCTGATATTTGGTGAATGAGTGGCTCCTTTGTATTCAGAACACTAACTTAGCACTAGACTTTGGGAAAAATTGCTATTTGAGTGTAAGTGGAAATAAATTTTTGAAGTGCCTTTTAGAAGTTGTTAATGTTTTTATATTGAGGAAAGAATCAGTCTAAAtctatttataatttaaattaaaataagtaatgtTACACTATCTTCTGGGTGAAACTCAAATTGAAAATACATCTTCTATAATCAGAATCATTATTTTGGCTCACTCAACCAGTGAGGAAGGCGTTATTAACAATCGGGGCTTGTCTGCTGTTAACTGTGATCTCTCTGGGTAATGGCAGTAATGACCTAGCATCTTGATATGGGGAGAGCTTATCAGTCTGATTTTTGTCTGTCTCTTCTCCAAGACTGCCAggattttccccctcccctcccgctACCCAACCAGGatccctctcactccctcttccccccccccccccccaccagcgaCTGTCCGCCACCCCGGCAGGTTTCTAGCCCCACCACCCAGCCAGAGAGTACAAATCCAGGAAATAATTGGAGATGGTGTTGCTGACTCCTGTTTGCACCCGAGTGCTTATCTTGTCACATTTTGCTGCTGCAGTGATAGAGATTGCCCAGAAAGATGAAGGATGATAAAATTCATGCATTTCAGAAAACTGTTGTCAATAATTACTAATGATCAATTTACTGTATGGAAGTATTAATATAATTTGAAACACTTGTAATTGTATAATAAATTATTTGATTTTTATTCTTTGTGGTTCTATATTTATATAAAACTTAAAAGGACGGAAAGCATTACAGATCATCTAATGTGGTTTAACTCTTCCCGTTCTGATTCTGCATTAATTCACAAGGCAGTGCTAAACTACTACAGCACctaatggaaaagaataaacagtcgacgtcttgggctgagacccctcagcaggtctctgcctgaaacttcaactgtttattcatctccatcgatgccacctgacctgctggattcctctagcattttgtgtgtcttgctctggatttccagtatctgcagaatctcttgtgtttctgctgAACTACCACACCTTATTAACTCACCTGGGTTATTGTCGTACACTACAGCTAGACAGCGGCTGATCAGACTCGAGGTAGCGAAATATGAATCTGGTACCGTGCCATTACTGAAGATAACTAGATCCAAGTTTGTAGTGGAATTTCAGTGATCTGTGCTGTAGCTCCTCCCCGGCTAGCCGTCTCCCAGGAGGGTCAAAGTATACTGAGTGTCTGCTGCTGTCGAATGACAGATCAGTAAGGCTCTAATGCATTACAGTATATACGAGAGAAATTAGATGGAGCTCTTTAGAGAGGCTGCTGCAAGAGGAAATATTCCACAGTGCTGCAGTCATCCTCTGGTCTGCTTGTGAACATTTCCTTTGGCAGAGGATTgtgagagaaggaggagcgaTGCCTGGAGGGGCCATTTGAATTCTGCGGCAAATTGGGCTGAGATTCGGAAGTAGCATCACATTGCAGTGTTTGTCACTAAGGCACCGGTCTGGACTCTTCTGCAGTTTAAACCTTCAAGGAAAACTGAGAGACTTGTATTTCAAATGTTGTGGTTttctaatttgttttttttaatcagtcTCTTCCTTTTGACAAATTGTAGAGTTACTGTGCTAATATTTTGAGGCTAAAATTAGCTTCATTTCCACAAAAGGTTTTTTTTGTCGTTTTGACTCGACGAAGCCACATGTGAGGGAGGACTGGAGCTTAACGAAACAGAAAATATATGCATATGTTTACTTTAAACAGGGGAAAGGCAGGTGTCATGTCCCCCTCTTTGTCTTCCAGTCAATGGCACAGCCTATTCATGCCAGCATTTGTCTTCATTTCTTAAAGAATAGAAAGCATGGCAACTGTAAGGGTCAGCTCTGTCACCTTGTGTCCTGTTAAAGGCTGATGGTTGTTTGCAAGGGAAATTGCAATGCTGATAATACTGAACGGAGTCGCTCAGATAGTAAACGAGTGAGGCAGAAGCCTGAGACACCGCAGCAGTAACCCAGCCAAGAATGACATCTGTTTGGGCCGTGCAGAACCGAAGTATGAACTCTTCCCTGGATGCAAACAATACCAGCCGACCATTCTGCCTTTTGGGATTCAGTTACTACGAAACAGTTAACATCTGCCTCCTGGAAATAACCATCATTATTTTTCTGACGGTGTTAATCATTTCAGGTAATCTCATTGTCATATTGGTATTTCATTGTGCACCCCTTTTGAATCATCATACCACAAGTTATTTCATTCAGACTACGGCATTCGCTGATCTATTTGTTGGAGTCAGTTGCCTGGTTCCGTCTTTGTCCCTTCTTCACTATCCGAATGGATCTCATGAATCTTTAACGTGCAGATTCTTTGGATATATTGTGTCTGTCCTGAAAAGCGTTTCAATGACCTCTCTGGCCTGCATCAGCGTTGATCGATATATTGCAATTACGAAGCCGCTATCTTACAATCAGCTGGTCACACCGTGGAGGTTGCGTGCCTGCATTGTTATCATCTGGATATACTCCTGCATCATATTCCTTCCTTCTTTCTTTGGCTGGGGAAAGCCAGGTTATCATGGGGACATATTTGAATGGTGTGCTAATTCCTGGGAGACAAACGTGTACTTTGCAGGGTTTATTGTGGTTTTGCTGTACGCCCCTGCTGCGTTTGTGGTCTGTTTTACCTATTTCAACATATTCAGAATATGCCAACAACACACGAAAGAAATCAGTGAAAGACGTGCTCGGTTTAACCCTCAAGAAGGGACATCGACAGAAAATCCGCCCAGCTCTGAGAAACATTATGCTATGGTTCTCTTCCGAATCACCAGTGTCTTTTACATCCTCTGGCTTCCGTACATCGTTTATTTCCTCCTCGAGAGCTCCCACGTTTATCATAGCTCGGAGGTATCTTTCCTGACCACCTGGCTCGCCATTAGCAATAGCTTCTGTAACTGCGTAATATACAGCCTTTCTAACAGTGTCTTTCGGAAGGGGCTCAGGCGCCTCTCGGATGCCGTCTGTGCTTCGTGTATCTGGTATGTGGAAAGCAAAAACCCTTCAATGCCTGGGAGTAAAAGATCTTCCAATGACTGCAATgcttgagaaggataaggggCGACATATTCTGCCCAGCTCATTGCATTGCTTCAGCTCCAATGTGATTTGAATTTATTGAACTGGGGGCTCAAGTTTGGTTGTGGTACTGAGTAGTTCTCGGGCAACTTCTGGGGTTTACATCACAATTCATTGAATGCATAGCCTTTCACAAGAAGTAATCAATAATGAGACAGAAAACTTAAACAGAAACTTTGCTGCTCTCTTTTAATTCCTGTCGTCATtcacattccaacatgtcagtccacgccTCCTGttctgccgtgatgaggccatgctcaggttggaggagcaacacctcgtattccatctgggtagcctccaaactgataacatgagcatcgatttctctaatTGCTGTCATTTATTTTTGCCCCTCCCTCTtatctcttctattccccactctggcctcttaccgcTTCTCCTCCCCGGCTATCACCTCTCTACTatgtctctcctccttcccctttctacctttctttcctattagattcctccttcagccctttgccttttccacccatcacctccccagcttctcacttcgtcctctccctccccacacctggtttcaccttccaccttctagcttgccctccctcccctccctccatcttgttattctggcttcttccccttcctctccagccctgatgaagagtcccagcccaaaacgtcaactctttattcatttccataggtgctgtctgacccgctgagttcatccagcattttgtatgtgtaactCTCTTTTCACCTGTTCATAGTTGTGTATGAACTGTATTTATGATTCCTTCTAGGGAATTGAAATATTTATGGGCCAAATGTTTTAATTTCTTATTGCACTGTACAAGAACTTCCAGAAAGTACTTGTTTCCGTGGACAATATAATTATTGTACTCTGATTTGTAATTAACTGTGAATTTTAACCATAAGTAACCAACTTAACCCTAGAAATTCTGACCCATTTGAAGATGGTCTACTAATGGATGGTATTCTATTTGCAGTCTCCTAAAAGTGTCTATGATATCTCCTGTTTGACATTCTTAGCACAAAATCTTTAATATTGTGCCAAAGAACTAAACTATGTGGATAATTTATTTAATTTCCATTTGATAATTCTATTAATTAATTGGCATAAGTCAGAAATGGGTCAAAGCTTAAGCTGTTTATTTAAAGAACTGGCCTGCGTTGTTTATATTGAATGAAATGTGTATAGTAAAGGATTAGGTTTTCAAAGTCATCAAATTTGGAGAAAAATGTCTTCAGTTTATATAATTGTTTTTCCATATGGAAATCTTTACTTTGATGTGAGTTTTTAAAAAACTCCCAGAAAcccttttttttaatttcagaattTCTGGTCAAAATTGAAACAGTACTTCAAACTTGCGGtagctttttaaaattattgtgttctttatcttattgtggttttgtttgtgctgcatcagatctggagtaacaattatttcatctcctttacacttgtgtactggaaatgacattaaacaatcttggttGTTTGATATTTAATGTTTGGGTGGGTGTAATGTCTTTGTATCTTTTAATTATGTATTTTTTGCCAGTATTAATTAATATTGTTGGAAAATAATGCAATTAAAGTTCGGGTCAGCTTAATGTACTATCCAAATTGTAACTGAAGCTTTAATCTGATATTttaataaatagtaaataaacaaTTAAAAACTAGCTATATTGGGAGGCAATTTTTGTGTTCTCTGTAAAGGAAGGTTAAAGTTCTTTCTTTTCTGCAGGAAATAAAACTGCTGACAGAGATTTTGCCTAGGTACCGTTTCTTTCTCGGAGCGATTTGAGTTGTTGAGTTCTGAGCCCGTTTATAGGATTGTACTTCTAAACTAACAGTGGCTGCTCGTTCTTTGACAATTGCCATCGGCGTTGCCTGCGCCGTTGAGCTGTGCAAAATGGTTGCCGAGTCTCCACCGATTTGGTTGTATTCTCAGTCTGCTCAAATCAGAACTGTAAAATAATGTTTCTGACAATCAAtcgctgctttagtttgaactcCAAAGTTTAATGATGCCAATATTTTATTTTGGAGCCATCCACTATGTAGTACAGAAAATTTACAGAGTGAAGTGGACCAGAATAAACAGAATGTTAGGTCTGGAGAGATGTTTAATAAAAGTCCAACATCTGCAATATTGACTCCTTGTATTTTTTGCTTGCTTTGAAATGGAATATGTGATAATGTGTGATTCTTGCCTACATTTTTCAGTAAAGGACACTTCAAGCTGCTTCTTTTGTCCCGGATATTTAATTTTATAACAAAGCCGAGAAATTGTAGTATAAATAGGTCTCAAGGTAGCCTGAATGCTTTCTCATTTATAAAGGATGACAGTTTGGCACTTGTGATGAACGATACTATTTGACTGATCCATTTACACCCATAGATTTAGTTTTGGGACAGATGTGAAAATCAGTCTTGTGTTCAGAAATCTATTGTGGGAAGTGCATTAGTGGTTTTATTATGTAGGGACACCGCAGTAAAAACATGAGAAAAGGCCAGTGGTTAGAAATGATGGCCATAATAGAAAACCAGGTTAGAGCTTGTTTGATATGTGTGTTCACTAATTTAATTGAAGTGTAAACTCTGTTCATATGTCGCATCCTGTGAGCAGTTGCCAGCACATGGGGATCCAGAAAAATCTACATAGCATTATCTCATTATGCCTGGATTTCAAATAATCTTTTATAAGAGACAGactagtacagcatagaaacaggccatttggtccatctagtccatgctgaactgttaatcTGCCTAGTGCCATTGATTCATACCTGAACCATCGTccaccattctcctcccttccgtGTACCTTTCCAAACCTCTTAAGTGTTGcatttgaacccacatccaccacttccactggcagctcattccacactctcaccacccactgaagcagcttcccctcatattccccttaaacatttcaccttttacccttaatacATGACCACTAGTTcaggtctcacccaaccttagtgggaaaagcatgcttgcatttaccctatctataccactcatagttttgtatatctctataaaatctttgctcattcttctacgctccagggaatgaagcccTCATGTATTCAAGCTTTCCCTatatctcaggtcctcaagtcccagcaatacccttgtaaattttcactgtactctttcaatcttacttacatttttcttgtgagtaggtaaccaaaactggacacagtactccaaattaggcctcaccaacgtctggtacaacttcaacataacatcccaacacctgtactcagtactttgatttatgaaggccaatgttccaatAGCTTTATTTACAATCACACTATGTGTGATACCACTTTTGAGCAATTATATAAAATTAATACTTTGGAATTATGtgtttttagaaaggatataacaTTTTATTTGTCCCTCCTGTGGTGGAAGTGAGGGGAGCAGTATCCATTTGCAAGTAGGAAGGTTGAAAAGAGATGTgctgggttggggaggggggtgtgaAAACAAAGGAAAATCCGTACTGGCCTTGTTGTCCATCTGTCCGTGTGTCAGAGATGAGGTTCTGAGCAGCCTGTAGTTAGGGGTAAATGATGTAATGAATAATAAATATATCAATGCAGTTAAGCCTTTTCACAAATAATTTCAGAAGTATTAATTGCAAGTTGAGTTATTTGAAAATATTGGTAGTAAGTTTCCTGGATACCCAAAATAAACTGGAAAGTGGAAGAATagtcagcaggctgggcagcatttaTAGAGAAATATTTTACGTTTTGGGCTGATGCCAGATTAGTTGGGTCTCGTTACAGGGAATGCTGGCAGTAAAGCTATTTTCAGCCAGATGGATTGTACTGTTTGCGGAATATGTGTCTTGTCTTGGATAATTTGTATAATCCAAATCTGAGtgtaataaagttcaaagtacattggtTATCACAGTATGTACACCATACACAACCTAGAGATTTGTCTTtttgcaggcagtcacaaaacaaagaaacacaatagaattgacAAAAAACCCACACCGCAAAGGCAGTCATATATCCAGTGTGCAAAAAAGAATGAATATTTGTTGCAAACAAAAA from Hemitrygon akajei chromosome 7, sHemAka1.3, whole genome shotgun sequence encodes the following:
- the LOC140731156 gene encoding probable G-protein coupled receptor 21 produces the protein MTSVWAVQNRSMNSSLDANNTSRPFCLLGFSYYETVNICLLEITIIIFLTVLIISGNLIVILVFHCAPLLNHHTTSYFIQTTAFADLFVGVSCLVPSLSLLHYPNGSHESLTCRFFGYIVSVLKSVSMTSLACISVDRYIAITKPLSYNQLVTPWRLRACIVIIWIYSCIIFLPSFFGWGKPGYHGDIFEWCANSWETNVYFAGFIVVLLYAPAAFVVCFTYFNIFRICQQHTKEISERRARFNPQEGTSTENPPSSEKHYAMVLFRITSVFYILWLPYIVYFLLESSHVYHSSEVSFLTTWLAISNSFCNCVIYSLSNSVFRKGLRRLSDAVCASCIWYVESKNPSMPGSKRSSNDCNA